DNA from Quercus lobata isolate SW786 chromosome 1, ValleyOak3.0 Primary Assembly, whole genome shotgun sequence:
tagtttcaaaatttaatatatttccaaataaacaaactttccatatatatctaataattataaaaataaaaaatcataaaaaataacatatatgtctcttaaattttaaaaataacaaattttaaggagatataattgtatgagtaaaccgtttcctaaaataaatcttaagttttattctaatgttataactctcaaccaaacttatgaataggtttagttattacattacatcacattttattcctaataataaagattacaattcatGTCGTAATCTCCATTTAGtataccaaacgtacccttgATAGTCCCAAGTAGGATATTGACGTAACTAGAAACATCAAATGGACTaaccaatgagctctagctcaaatggcacatTCTCCATGTAAAAGCAAGTGGaaggtgaggtcatgggtttaAGACCCATAGGGTGTACCAACTCTCTATTTTATCGATCTgtacaccccccccccccacaaaccCCCTTCTCCctcttccaaaaaaagaaaaagaaaaattaaagagagaatcTGTGATGTTTGTATTGAGTTATGTTTAGGTTCTTGAGTGGGTCCTGTACTCCATGCATGCAATCAATAGAGTCAATAAATATTGTGAAACACATAATAATAGCTTATTGtaattgatggaaaaaaaaatgcatttaccTTCTCCTGTTTGCCATAAAATCAAAGGTGGGAACAATAGAAGTCTTTGGAGCCAGCCTTCAATAGCTTCCTGCATATGATTTTTGTCTAAAGAATCAAGATTAGCATCTCTACCAGTTTCACCAGATGCAATGCTTCTTCTACATAATGATCGTACAAGAATATTCACAAGAGGAGGAAGAATTCTCAAACAGTTTCTGTTTATTGCTTCGCCAATAAAAAGCTTATTTACAAGCAATTCAAACACTATCATAGCTTTCTCTATTTCCCATATATCATCTTTGAccaaagtaaaaagaaaagatacaagagcTCTCAAGAAGGGTTCTTCAATAACCTTGACTTCATCATCTGAAGCAGGCCACACAACAGACAAACTATGTGCGCTTCTTCCTCCATAAACAAGAGCACCATCAAGTAATATATTGAAAATGGAATCCAAGAAGATTTCCTGGAAACAATAAGTTCTACTTTTGGCATATGAACTCAGCAAAGGCAAGAAACAAGCTACAGCACTGCCTCCCGGCCATTTCCATGTGCACAATATTTCAGCAGCAAGCCAGGCTCGAGCAGTATCCTCTTCATTGGCTGCTTCCTCAGGTGGAGAAGGATCATGTTTAACAAAACCAATGATTGTGTCTATACCAATTTCCAGGATTAGTTTGTTGATGAAAGAAACAAACTTGTTACTCCTAGAGGCCTGCATTTGGCATATATTTGCAATTTGTAAGTCATACAGATCTTATGTCTGATTGCAAAACTGCGCACACAATTTATACAAGTAAAAAcatgaattttaataaaatcaattatactCTTTTTTTCGTGGGTATAGGGTCTGGTATAAGGACTATTGTGTTAAGTATAACTTAAAATGATATCAGATTGACCATTGCTTGGTCATGTGTCACAGCAGACAAAGGCCTGCAGGAAAGGCCTATTTTTGACGAGATCATAGTTCATAAGATTTGAATATGTACTAAATGGGATGGTGTTAAGTTCTTGCTTTTAGCAACAGCAGAAGCAGCATCAGTGCAAGTGGTCATAACTAATAACTCAAGGAATAACAAGAGTCATAAAATTATATCCATGCTAGAGGCATCTACGGAAGTTCCAATGCCTGTCTGTCCTGAGATGGAATTTACATAGGCCATAGAGTTCATACATTGGGATTCACTTAAAACTTCTAAAGAACTAGGATCTACACTTCTTAGTTTAgaataaaaatagagagaatatCAAAGAAACAGCAGATGCAGTAACCAGTAGCAGACACAACAAATAAGTATCATGCTAACAATGCGAACTGCAGACCTTAGTTGGGGGTGGTAGAGATTAATGCAATAGTACTAAGCATGCTACCATGCTCCAAATCGACAAGACAAGGAATCAAAGCAAAAGATTATTATAGAGGAATTCTCAAGAATAACTTGGcaatgccaaaaaaattaatatgaagcAATCAACAACAAATATCAAGAGAGCAGAAAAAGTAATCCAAAAGGCCCACTCACATGAATATCAAAGGTTGCATTCTCAACATCCAACGCAGCTATTCCCTTTGAGGTGTTAAAATCTGGACTAGTCCACAATGGCCAAGTATCATCCTTGCTCAGAAGCTGATCCATGAGATTTTGTTCCTCATCTTGATATTCACAAAGACGTTGAAGAATTTCAATCATCCACAGGCAGCACAAAGATGTGATTTTATCGGCATTTAGTCTATCTTCATTGAAAACAGCAGAACGAATAGACTGAGTCAAGATAATTCCTATTCTCATCCTATGGTTTATGCTGAGGCTTTTCCAGAAGTGATTACTTATCTTACAATGAAACGCATGCACTGATTCACCAAAATCCAACCTAGCCTTAATTCTTTTCCTGGATTCGTCATCAATTGCATCTCCTATTGCTGTTCCTATGCTAAACTCCCAGTCAGTAATAAATGTTGCAGCTAAAATACCTGTAACTAGTCCATTTTCCTCACCAAGCGTCTTCAAGCAAAAGAAGCTACCATCAAGTACTTCAAGAGCAAACAGAGCCATCTCACACACGTTCAAAGAGCTTTCCAATTCCATCCCAAAATTCTTTACCCCAGCAGCTAACAGAGAACCTGCATCCCTAACCCAAGTCAAAGAGGACTCCAGAACAAAACTGAGTAACTTTCTGAAAACCTCCTCAAATATCAAGATCAATGTGTTTCTGGACACAAAAGTAGTTTCATCGCCTTCTTTCGAACCACCAAGAACAGCACTGCAGATAACGCAGATAAAGGTCACAATATGCAGTAATCAGCAGCAAACGTAatcaatttttactttttctagtTTTAAATTACTGTttatcccaaaagtttaagcaaTTAGAAAATGGTGAATCTaatcaattttaactttttctagtgttaaattaccgattattctaacactccccctcacaTGTGAGCCAACATTGGTGCAGTATGTGCAAGTAAAAGAGTTGCCCCAATAATATGGAAAACTCAAAATGAATGAACTACCCCCAAGGTAGAGACAATACATCATGTTATGGAAATGATGCTTTACAAACGGTATATACATGATTGTTGATTCATTTTGTATCATGTTTATGATGAAAGTCTAGTATCAATTTGATTATCTACACTCTTGGGCCATGACGTCAGTTCCTGACTCAAAGTAATACATAATGGAAATACATCATGATGAAAGTGTCACATACCACACAAACCGAGCATCAGAAGTTCTGAAGGGAGGAAGTGAATTTGCCACATAAACAGAAGCCAGTTCCAAATGCTCATGATGCCAATGATCTGGATTGGCACCTTTCCGAGTACCAAAATCTTCCCCCACTTTCCTCCTCTCAATTTCATCTCTTGCTTTCTCTAATAGCACTGCCAATATTGCTATATGATTGGAGTCTCGGTACCCATTCATAGTTTCAGAATGCTCCAGGTTAGTTGCATATGTTATAACACTACCCCACTGCTCAGAGAAATATTCATCATCAAGCAAGGCAAGCAACAGATCAAGTCGAGCACTGGTAGAGCAATTTTCTCCATACAAACACCAAGGAACAAAAATGTCCCTGAACATCTGCATAAATTGCTCTTCCTTTAATTGCCCATCACTGCCATCTGACAGACAACTAGAGGAAGGACCTTTCTTGTGAATAAAAAGTTCTTTGAGTATCTTGCGTGGTCCAAATACAGAAACAGCAACTGATAGAAGTCTCACACTCACTGGTGAGTCCTGAcatagagaagaagaaaaagactagTGAATAACTAAGtaagagaatataaaaaaacatatcaaGGATTCAAACAAGAATACTCAATCAATCACTAATTGAACTCCTTTAAAAGAAAGACAACTTTCTAGTAATTAATggatatttaataataataagcctcatagaaattaattttttgcacATCATGTATTCTTCTTTAACCATAGCTCCTTGCACATCACGTAGAATAGCTCAAACTATAGTATATACAAAGATTTACAAAAGAACATTCTCAACGCCTTCTTGACATAAATGGAATTCCTCCTTTATACTTCTTAAAACCTTTATAAAGTAGAAATTATACAGACTAAAATGCAACGTCACTATGCTCATAAACACAAGTTTCTATTAGTTCACGACTCAAGgttttattctctttttatttttatttttttcctctattcatGGCCTGGTGGGCCAACTGAGTATTACATGGACCATTCTGAGGCAGACACCAGGAAAATGCCCCTTCCTGGCTCCCACTAGTTAAAGATGGCCAAAGGATTAAAGTCTCTAAAGCATGACTGGTACCATGTCCGATGACAGGTTCTTATTTGGCACAATGAAACATAGCATAGAAGCATACAAGCCAATGAATGTACATTTTCAGGTTCATGAGTGTCAAAAGTGTACAAAAGTGAGATAttctacataaaaaaaaaaaaaaaattgaaaaaaaaaaacagtatataAAATCTTACACCATCTGAAGAGTTTGCACAGTAGTAACTTACTTGTGATCGTATTAATGGGAAAGACTTTGCCAACATTGGTCCCACTATATCAACCAAAGGCCAATTTTCACCTCTATGAATTCCATGTTGCTCCAGTAATAAGATAAAATGAATGATGCGTTCTACACTCTCAGTAGCTCTTTCTAAGCTCTCTGTTTGCTGTAGCATACCTAGGCAATTTTCCTGAAATTCTGTACTGAAAGCAGCGAGCAGATCATGTTCCAGTAAACTTATGCCTGAaagaatttcaataataaattttcccAAGTCTTTCAGATAGCTCGTTGGATAATTAACATTCAATGTTTCCACTGTCTTCTTATTAGAAGCTAAACCACTGTTGTCAGATGAATCTGCAGATATTCCAGAGAAGACTCTATCTTGGTTTTTCACACTGACAAAAAACATGTAGTCTTGCCACAAAAGCTTTACGAGGATGTTGTCAATAAGAGTGACTCGAAAATGATGGATGGACTCCAATCCCTCACAGAATCTGCCATCAAACAGAGGATGAAAATCACAAAATCAGGgataacttaaaaaaagaataaacgtgaaagcaaaacaaaaccataaaaacaataaaaataaacttgaGCTCCATGATAAACAAGCAACTAAATCAGAAAAATATAGGATGTCAtttaaaaatttccaaattaaaaagtaaaaaggacTCCAACCTTGATGCATTATGTAATCCCCAAATAAGACATTCTTTAAATGCCTGGAAGAATGCTAGTCTATCAGCATTTGAGGAATGGGAAGGATTCCTTCCTGCCCAGAGGTTCTGGAAAAAGTCAAGAATAAAATTCTCTCCTGCAATTGCTTTAGGTGGCAAAGTGTCTAAGAAAAGAACCAAAGCTGGGTAAGAAATCTGCTGAGATCCAAAGCACCCATTTCTAAGAAAATGCCAAAACCGATTGAGTATATTTTTCTGAATATTCAAGGAAGTCCAACTGTTGGGGAATCTTTTAGAGAATAGTAACACTGCATCCCACATTGATGAATGACAAGAAGGATCCTTCTCCTGGAAAGCCCCAAGTATCGTGCTAGCAAGAGTTTTTAAATTTCCTTCATTTATAACCTGAGGAACGTTTTTTATGAAACTCCTTAATACTGAAAAAGTAGCCGACCGAATAGCAGGGCTTTGAGACTTTAAAAGGTCCACAAAATATTTGTGAACAGTGAACAACTTTTCGGCAAAAGAAATAGCAGTTGCCCTGGCCTTTGAAGCGTGTTTTGATTCAGCAGGTAAGCTATCAAAATCATGTCTTTCTAATTGCATAGAGACCAATACATCAAGTAGTGTTGCAAGTGCCAATAATGATGAAGATATCACCTGCAGTtcaagaaaatagaagaaaacaGGATTTTAAAAAAGCTTTTTGAACCAAGGAGAAGTCTCCCGTAAATGGAGTATGATTATAGGGTAATTCCCACTTCCCAGGCTAGGACTTCTGATCACTGGCTATACCATTAACATggataatctttttttcttttcttttttttaaaaaaaatttattactttataGATTGACCAAATTACACCTGCCTACATCTGCTCTAGAATTTTCATATTTCTCTAGcatcaattttctctcaacCTCCTTGCCTCCAAATAGAAATTTCCTAAACAATATACTACCAAATAGGCTACACTCCGACCAAGAATTAGCAAAGCTTCATATAAAACTCTGTTATCAATCACACTAATCAATGAAGCATCGGTCATCCAAATCAACCCAACCAAGCCCTTGATTgaagaaaaatcatataatCTACACATTCTACAGCCCCAACTGGAAGTGACAACTAGATGAATTCTTTTGGTTAAATATCCACATTTCCAAACGAGGTGACCAAATCAGAAATCCACAATTGGGTCTTGATGCTCAAAGTGGTTACCCAATCAGAAATCCCTAAAAGAAATGGAACTTCTAGAGTTCAAAGCAAAGAATGCAGTATAATCCAGAAAATATGTTTGAATATGGTTAAAGAATTGGGATTGTAATTGTTGGCGATAGACAATTTGTTGTTGGCTGATGAAGTacaaacgtttttttttttttgactgaagtAAAAATGGTTTTGATTCAGCCTCATGGTCCATAATTTTTCACTTCCAGACCACAAGCTTTAACTCATTTGGAACTTTCTGCAATATGCTTTTTGACCAATCAAATATGTGcttacatatataaattttatcttCTGATCAGCAGCATGCCTTTTGTGCAGTGAAGaatccatgtttttttttttttttttttttcactaagtAATAAAGGAACCGTGGTTCAAATGGATAGAATCACCTCATAATTTGGGCCCATTTAAAAGCTAAAAGATCTCCAGATATTGACATTCAGAGACATGCTTGATTAAGCAAGCGTGAGAGAGTCAATTAAGACACCATGGAGAGGAGTGGATAGGTGCATATCCTCCCACTCCACCAGTTCACCAGTAATGGTAGACCAATAGACTAGCACTCTTGCTGACAAAAATCCATGTCACCAATGGTTATAGCTTTCTCAATCTGATCatcccaaaaaattttaagaaagtaAAAACAATATCAACGTATTTAGGTCATTAGAGTATTTCTTAAGGCTTGGATTGTGCCATCAAATTTCTATAAGTATAATGACAAAAGAAACTTAAGTTTATGCAATGTATAAATCTCAAGGGAGGCAggagtcaaatttttttttttatataaatgaagCCCATGTAACTATGATAAAACACAGGGAAGTTGGAGTACttcgtttttttcttttttttccttttgtttgatCTGGgggtggtgtgtgtgtgtgtgtgtgtgtgtgttggtgGTGTATTGGGGGggtggggaggggggggggggttgggggaAGGGGGGTGTGGGGGAGAAGGGGGGTGGGGGAATGGGAAGGAGGGGGGTGTTTGTTACCAAAAAAAGAGTAGGAAGAGAAAAATTTAGGACATGTTGGAGGCTGAGAGAGAGGGAACATAttattcttcctcttttttctaTATTAGGCATCATATTATCTCCCACTCTCCTAGTTTTCACTCTTGCAATGAAGTAATAACAGATCTAGCTTTTGCTCAATCAAATGCTTACCTGCTGATGCATCTCTTTCAATTCATCCAAAGCTACTGCTTTATCAGACATATTTTCTGGTGTGAGCTTTAGATTTTCCTCCAGATACATAAATATCTCATTTGTGCATAAAATCAAAGCATCTAATCTCTTCTCCTGTGCTGGAAAGGCCACCTGATGTCACAATAGAACGGTAAGATTAAACTAAAACCGAAATCAGAATATAAATTGCCCATCAAATTGAACAATGGACCAGAATACAAATGCATAGACAAGCTGCTTAAGAGGGTTATTTGATAGGAATGAaccttcaaaagaaaaaatacatacTTTAAAATTCATGGAAGTaaagtttatgaaaattttggcaattgtgtgtgtgtgggggggagagatggggggggggggggaatagtTGGACATATTTAAATGTACCATTGTCtgtaaaaataagctaatatataaaaatttctcattaacataacaaatttttaaaagattaagCTCTGACCACAACGACTCTTCTAAGCATACTCTGAAtttatatttcatttcattGACAACCATCAACATCATTAACACTTAGCCatatgttgaaaaaaataattcttaaaaatttcAAGACAAATTACTCAAGGTTGAGTTACTAATGAGCACTAGCTCAAAAGAATGGGCAGAGGATGAAGTTGTGGATCCAAAATCCACTGGTTGCATGTACCAATAAAAAATACTCAAAGTTGAGTTGAAATTGGAAGGCACTTCGGCCCTACATGGGAACTATTAGTTTAAGCCAGCAGGCCCAAACTACTAGTGAGCCAATTATTTTTGACATCCCTGCCTAATATAACTACCAAATAATTCCAACCAACAAAATTGAGAAATCAAACACccaattttctttgtttgttctttttctttttcttttttttgggttggggggggggggggggggagtaaATAACTAATTAAAGAAGCACAAAGGGGTGCAACCCATGTACACAGGAAGTATACtagagataatttttttaagtagaacCACTTATTTTGAGGAAATTCCTAACATGCAAGGAAATATATTGCCACAATCCCTCATTGCTGAAGGACACTAACAATTTGCTTTAGCAATTTCGCCCAAGCCAAGAATGAATATATAACTGCATAATCTGGAAGGAAAGACAGAATGGACAATGAATATGCACTTACTAATGGAGAAAGTTTCCCCTTTGATTGTTGTCTAGCATATCCTTAAGAGTTTCTTTCGATGAACTTATTTTAAtaggtttattttgtttaaaaaaaagttctgtaaaaatataattgtaccTAGAAAAAGTGAGGCTTTAGAAAGCAGTATAGTATATCAATAGGTGGTGAACAAAAGCTGGCATTTCAAGCTAAAACAAACAGATCCTAAAGGTAGCAGAAGTCTTTCCTAATTGCTATATTAAAtaattgaaagagagagaatctaaTACAACGTCATCAGCAAACCTGTAATGACCGTTTTGCGGCTTGAGAAACTTCAAAAACAGGATCAAATTGAGAAAACCACCATGGTCCCATCAAAGACTTCAGATGTGGAGCTAAATCTCTCctgagaaacaaaaacaatagttACACAAGAAAGATTTCAGTACCCTTTGGCAAAACTAGGGTTACAACATGctaataaaaaatatggaaaagTATGCAGAAATTAAATCTATTAAATGTAAACTTGAACATGCTATCACTGTATGTAGATATTTACAGAattccaaaacataaaaattcagaaatttGAGACAAGATATCCTTGCTTAAAACAATATAATGTCTTATTAACTTGCCACAATAATTATATCAAAGTACCATCAGCATTCAAAAAAAGTGATAAGGAGATATCCATTCTTGTTACAGAttgtattaaaaacaaattagcaACAATATGACCTAAAGCACCACAAAGAAGTGGATGTAATTAGcaccaaaaatttttttttttctttggtcttTTGCCTCCACTATGAATTAAGAAATGGTAATGTACTcttttcaaaacacaatcttCACCTCAGAAGCTTAAACATGGTCAAAAGCAACCAATATGGTATCTCAAGaaatagtaatttaaaaataaaataaactaaaaagaaaTGGGATCAATGATATCAACAATGATTCTCCCTCATTAACTTCTCAGATTTCTAAACAGTGCATCACAAAAAGCGGAAACCAAAAGTCATGAGTCTGTATCAAGATAGGTTCAAACCCAACGGCAATGACAAGATTAGTCATGGTGTCATGAGTGGCTCGCCGAACCTCCCTATTATAGTCCTGCAACAGCCTCTTGTATTCAAATGCCTACAAAAGAAAATGCAAGCTACTTGAGTTTAAACCAAACTGAAAATTGACAAAAGTACCAAACTAGATAAATATTAACCGGGCATAATGCATAACAAAGTACAATAACCTAGACCCTTGTGGCTTAGTGGCATCGCTTCTTTAGTATGATTCCTACTTAGCCTATGTTTACTAAAAGACCTTAAAACCCATTTATTTTCAGTGACCACAAATAATACTCCAATAATTTCACCCGTATAATTGCCACTTAAATGGGTCAATAGGCATACCAATGAATCAATGCTAAAATAGCTCACTCAATGTAGTATGAGCATTGATTAATGAGAAAACCATATTAACAAGTAAccacaatttattttaagagaTCGTAAAAAGAAGAGCATATATTCATTACTAAGTGTGGAAAAGGGGTGCAAATAGAGTGTGCACTATAACTTATACACCCTGCATACATTGACCGACATCTATA
Protein-coding regions in this window:
- the LOC115984915 gene encoding E3 ubiquitin-protein ligase listerin yields the protein MGRKKGEGGKGKARPSSSSLAASLLPTGSTATVGFGGYVGSSRLDSSSLATEDSAPFLDIDGEVAQHLKRLGRKDSTTKLKALASLSVLLKQKSGKDIVPIIPQWAFEYKRLLQDYNREVRRATHDTMTNLVIAVGRDLAPHLKSLMGPWWFSQFDPVFEVSQAAKRSLQVAFPAQEKRLDALILCTNEIFMYLEENLKLTPENMSDKAVALDELKEMHQQVISSSLLALATLLDVLVSMQLERHDFDSLPAESKHASKARATAISFAEKLFTVHKYFVDLLKSQSPAIRSATFSVLRSFIKNVPQVINEGNLKTLASTILGAFQEKDPSCHSSMWDAVLLFSKRFPNSWTSLNIQKNILNRFWHFLRNGCFGSQQISYPALVLFLDTLPPKAIAGENFILDFFQNLWAGRNPSHSSNADRLAFFQAFKECLIWGLHNASRFCEGLESIHHFRVTLIDNILVKLLWQDYMFFVSVKNQDRVFSGISADSSDNSGLASNKKTVETLNVNYPTSYLKDLGKFIIEILSGISLLEHDLLAAFSTEFQENCLGMLQQTESLERATESVERIIHFILLLEQHGIHRGENWPLVDIVGPMLAKSFPLIRSQDSPVSVRLLSVAVSVFGPRKILKELFIHKKGPSSSCLSDGSDGQLKEEQFMQMFRDIFVPWCLYGENCSTSARLDLLLALLDDEYFSEQWGSVITYATNLEHSETMNGYRDSNHIAILAVLLEKARDEIERRKVGEDFGTRKGANPDHWHHEHLELASVYVANSLPPFRTSDARFVCAVLGGSKEGDETTFVSRNTLILIFEEVFRKLLSFVLESSLTWVRDAGSLLAAGVKNFGMELESSLNVCEMALFALEVLDGSFFCLKTLGEENGLVTGILAATFITDWEFSIGTAIGDAIDDESRKRIKARLDFGESVHAFHCKISNHFWKSLSINHRMRIGIILTQSIRSAVFNEDRLNADKITSLCCLWMIEILQRLCEYQDEEQNLMDQLLSKDDTWPLWTSPDFNTSKGIAALDVENATFDIHASRSNKFVSFINKLILEIGIDTIIGFVKHDPSPPEEAANEEDTARAWLAAEILCTWKWPGGSAVACFLPLLSSYAKSRTYCFQEIFLDSIFNILLDGALVYGGRSAHSLSVVWPASDDEVKVIEEPFLRALVSFLFTLVKDDIWEIEKAMIVFELLVNKLFIGEAINRNCLRILPPLVNILVRSLCRRSIASGETGRDANLDSLDKNHMQEAIEGWLQRLLLFPPLILWQTGEDMEEWFWLVISCYPLSTMGGIQALKPERNISAIERTLLLELFRKQRHVAGVTAAANQLPVVQMLLSKLLVISLGYCWKEFNEEDWEFLLSNIRRWIQSAVVLMEEVAESVNDAITSMSTSDNLEIICQNLKQIVMVSDSFPIDIATNALLSFSLFSGPLILQQAEDANNVNPLRTERWDPIKDRILEGILRIFFCTGIAEAIASSCCHEAASIVASFRLEHPYFWELIASSVVNSSTHVRERAVKSVEFWGLSKGPFSSLYAILFSSRQVHSLQLAAYFMLSTEPVSHLAIIGEDTASYLVGDTTSDQDPSRLDLSSEQRIHLREEISCMIVKLPYEVLEMDLVAPQRVNIFLAWSLLLSHLWSLPSSSSARERLVQYIQDSANSVILVCLFQHIPVELFMAHSLKKKDTELPPEIAEVASAATRAIKTGSLLFSVESLWPLEEVKIASLAGAIFGLMLCVLPAFVRGWFTDLRDRSTSTVIESFTRAWCSPALIANELSQIKKAEFADENFSVSVSKSANEVVATYTKDETGMDLVIRLPASYPLRPVDVDCTRSLGISEVKQRKWLMSMMSFVRSQNGALAEAIRIWKNNFDKEFEGVEECPICYSVIHTANHSLPRLACKTCKHKFHSACLYKWFSTSHKSSCPLCQSPF